Proteins from one Malania oleifera isolate guangnan ecotype guangnan chromosome 4, ASM2987363v1, whole genome shotgun sequence genomic window:
- the LOC131153282 gene encoding uncharacterized protein LOC131153282 yields MIHFSSGPSFYVHPAPPVSLRRPFQSPHSITPCRHHRNIVSIYKSSRAFDLYESGERELSERSAMVKIPVRFKRVMAAMGEEARGRLCESSGSEHSPAVDLSDLINSFIERDNGVVGEDREAEVSEKLLEREELESERGGGNCSSDSETTSSLRSLLGLEVSDFDDGVRTKLRAEAELALRHVGGSSSPDIKRRLMARLRERGFEAGICKSRWEKTSRFPAGTYEYIDVNLSEKRYIIELLLAGEFDIARPTSQYTSMLSLFPTIFVGEADDLKRVVRLMCTAVRESLKSADMHLPPWRRNGYMQSKWFGPYKRTTNHVPARKAAESDDAFAANRSVGFEALPAARVPYNCRDGSRRKGLNGLGVGHLAAALNGN; encoded by the exons ATGATTCATTTCTCCTCAGGTCCGAGTTTCTACGTCCACCCGGCCCCACCAGTCAGTCTCCGCCGTCCGTTCCAATCTCCTCACTCCATCACACCATGTCGTCACCATCGCAACATTGTTTCAATTTATAAAAGCAGCAGAGCGTTTGATTTGTACGAATCCGGAGAAAGAGAGCTGTCGGAACGATCGGCGATGGTGAAGATTCCGGTGAGGTTCAAGAGAGTGATGGCGGCGATGGGCGAGGAGGCTCGTGGCCGCCTGTGCGAGAGCAGCGGCAGCGAACACTCTCCGGCCGTCGATCTCTCCGACCTGATCAACTCGTTTATTGAAAGGGACAACGGAGTGGTGGGAGAAGATCGGGAGGCGGAGGTGTCGGAGAAGTTACTAGAGAGGGAGGAGCTCGAATCGGAGCGCGGCGGCGGTAATTGCTCGTCCGATTCCGAGACGACGAGTAGTTTGCGGAGTCTGCTGGGGCTCGAGGTGTCAGACTTCGACGACGGTGTTAGGACAAAACTGAGGGCGGAGGCAGAGCTCGCTCTCCGGCACGTCGGAGGGAGCTCGTCGCCGGATATTAAGCGCCGGCTGATGGCTCGATTGCGCGAGCGGGGATTCGAAGCCG GTATTTGCAAGTCGCGGTGGGAAAAAACCAGCCGCTTCCCGGCGGGGACCTACGAGTACATCGACGTAAACCTCTCCGAGAAGCGATACATCATCGAATTGCTTCTCGCCGGAGAGTTCGACATAGCGCGGCCGACGAGCCAGTACACGTCAATGCTGAGCCTCTTCCCCACCATCTTCGTCGGCGAAGCTGACGATCTCAAGCGCGTGGTGAGGCTGATGTGCACGGCGGTCCGAGAGTCCCTGAAAAGCGCCGACATGCACTTGCCGCCCTGGAGAAGAAATGGGTACATGCAGTCCAAGTGGTTTGGTCCTTACAAGCGGACGACCAACCACGTTCCGGCGAGAAAGGCGGCGGAATCGGACGACGCTTTTGCGGCTAATCGGTCGGTGGGCTTCGAGGCCTTGCCGGCGGCGAGAGTACCGTATAACTGTAGAGATGGTTCTAGAAGGAAAGGGCTCAATGGGTTAGGAGTCGGACACTTGGCAGCTGCCCTTAATGGCAATTAA